The Megasphaera stantonii genome includes a window with the following:
- a CDS encoding ABC transporter permease, which produces MDAREFEPIGPEARLEPYVPPQKLRERGWRQMKKNRLALWGMAIVAVMTVLAVVGPWLSPYTYDAQNFTMANAWPSREHWFGTDALGRDLFVRVLYGARISLSIGLVASLINVCIGVLYGGVAGLVGGRTERIMMHIVDVLYSIPMLLYVILLMVVFRPGLLNIYLALGISYWLNMARIVRGQILSLKQQDYVLAARSCGASTWQILRRHMIPNCVGPIIVTLTLSIPDAIFTEAFLSFIGLGVSAPMASWGVLASEGINSMRSFPFQLFFPAAALSLTMLGFMFLGDGLRDALDPQNQKEGSR; this is translated from the coding sequence ATGGACGCTCGTGAATTTGAGCCCATCGGGCCGGAAGCGCGCCTGGAGCCCTATGTTCCGCCGCAGAAGCTGCGCGAGCGGGGCTGGCGGCAGATGAAAAAAAATCGGCTGGCCCTCTGGGGCATGGCGATCGTCGCCGTCATGACTGTATTGGCCGTCGTCGGGCCGTGGCTGTCGCCGTATACGTATGACGCGCAGAATTTCACCATGGCCAATGCCTGGCCGTCGCGGGAGCACTGGTTCGGTACCGATGCGCTGGGACGGGATTTGTTCGTCCGCGTCCTGTACGGCGCGCGCATTTCCTTGTCCATCGGTTTGGTTGCCAGCCTGATCAACGTATGCATCGGCGTCTTGTACGGCGGCGTCGCCGGCCTTGTCGGCGGCCGGACGGAACGGATCATGATGCATATTGTCGACGTCTTGTATTCGATTCCTATGCTGTTGTACGTCATCCTGCTCATGGTAGTATTTCGTCCGGGCCTGCTCAATATTTACCTGGCCCTGGGCATATCGTACTGGCTCAACATGGCCCGCATCGTCCGCGGCCAGATACTGAGCTTAAAGCAGCAGGATTACGTGCTGGCCGCGCGGTCCTGCGGCGCGTCGACGTGGCAGATTCTGCGCCGCCACATGATTCCCAACTGCGTTGGCCCGATCATCGTCACGTTGACCTTATCCATTCCTGACGCTATTTTTACGGAGGCTTTTCTGAGCTTTATCGGCCTGGGCGTATCAGCGCCCATGGCCAGCTGGGGCGTACTGGCCTCGGAAGGCATCAACAGCATGCGTTCCTTCCCGTTCCAGCTGTTCTTTCCGGCGGCTGCCCTGAGCCTGACCATGCTGGGATTCATGTTTCTCGGCGACGGCCTGCGCGACGCCTTAGACCCGCAAAACCAGAAGGAGGGTAGCCGATGA
- a CDS encoding ABC transporter permease, with product MIIYLLKRIAGAAVVLWAIITITFGLMHAIPGGPFTQEKKLPPAVMENIEARYHLNDPLWKQYADYVGRAAVLDLGPSYKYPGRTVNDIIAETFPVSAALGCISLCLAVGVGVAAGLAAAWHKNRWLDYALMLGATFGVSVPSFIIAALLVQLFAFTWPVLPAAMWKGPSYVILPALALAAHPTAFVMRLTRSSVLDALGQDYIRTARSRGAGKYSLLCRHALRNALLPVVSYIGPLAAALLTGSFIVESMFAIPGLGRHFVTSIYNRDYTVILGITIFYSFLIMLMNLLVDLVYPLLDPRIALKSRKGE from the coding sequence ATGATTATATATCTCCTGAAGCGCATAGCCGGCGCTGCCGTCGTGCTGTGGGCTATTATTACGATTACCTTCGGGCTGATGCACGCCATACCGGGAGGCCCCTTTACGCAGGAAAAGAAGCTGCCGCCGGCCGTCATGGAAAACATCGAGGCCCGATACCATCTGAACGACCCGCTCTGGAAACAGTATGCCGATTACGTCGGCCGGGCCGCCGTGTTGGATTTGGGCCCGTCTTATAAATATCCTGGCCGCACGGTGAACGACATCATCGCCGAAACCTTTCCCGTATCGGCCGCCTTGGGGTGCATCAGCCTGTGCCTGGCCGTCGGCGTCGGCGTGGCGGCCGGTCTGGCCGCAGCCTGGCACAAGAACCGCTGGCTCGATTACGCCCTGATGCTTGGGGCGACCTTCGGCGTATCTGTTCCCAGCTTTATCATCGCGGCGCTGCTGGTGCAGCTGTTCGCCTTTACCTGGCCCGTGCTGCCGGCGGCGATGTGGAAGGGGCCGTCCTACGTCATCCTGCCGGCGTTGGCTCTGGCAGCCCACCCGACGGCCTTCGTCATGCGCTTGACCCGTTCCAGCGTGCTCGACGCGCTGGGACAGGACTATATACGCACGGCCCGCTCCCGCGGCGCAGGCAAATACTCCCTCCTGTGCCGCCACGCCCTGCGCAACGCCCTGCTTCCGGTCGTCAGCTACATCGGCCCCTTGGCGGCGGCCTTGCTGACGGGCAGCTTTATCGTCGAGTCCATGTTCGCCATTCCCGGTCTGGGGCGGCATTTTGTTACCAGCATATATAACCGCGATTATACGGTCATATTGGGGATTACGATTTTTTACAGCTTTCTTATCATGCTGATGAATTTATTGGTAGATCTGGTGTATCCGCTGCTGGACCCGCGGATTGCCTTGAAATCGCGTAAGGGGGAATGA
- a CDS encoding ABC transporter ATP-binding protein → MKPLLEIDGLSVSFRTYRGILEGLHEVSWQVYPGETVGIVGESGCGKSITAQSAMKLLPEETAMYTNGHIYWDGRDILPLREGDMNALRGRQMAMVFQDPMTSLNPVLTIGSQICEGLDPAKFKSRKERDERALALLRAVGITNPEKRLGQYPHELSGGMRQRCLIAMALAGEPRLLFADEPTTALDVTTEAQVLALIQELQKQLDMAVVLISHNLGVIAQMCRRVYVMYAGCVVEEGAVEDIFYRPAHPYTQGLLASLPDPSRPDKELTGIDGQAPDLFHMPAGCRFYRRCPQAMRICTHSLPPPYELGGGHRAACWLLCPERRKACESD, encoded by the coding sequence ATGAAGCCGTTATTAGAAATCGATGGGCTGTCCGTGTCGTTCCGCACGTACCGCGGCATCCTCGAAGGGCTGCATGAGGTGTCATGGCAGGTATACCCCGGCGAGACCGTGGGCATTGTCGGCGAATCGGGCTGCGGCAAATCCATTACGGCCCAGTCGGCGATGAAGCTGCTGCCGGAAGAAACGGCGATGTATACGAACGGCCATATTTACTGGGACGGCCGGGATATACTGCCCTTGCGCGAGGGGGATATGAACGCATTGCGGGGCCGGCAGATGGCTATGGTATTCCAGGACCCTATGACCTCGCTGAATCCGGTGCTGACGATAGGCAGCCAGATTTGCGAAGGCCTGGACCCGGCGAAATTCAAGAGCCGGAAGGAACGGGATGAACGGGCCCTGGCGCTGCTGCGGGCCGTCGGGATTACAAATCCGGAAAAGCGGTTGGGCCAATATCCCCATGAGCTGTCCGGCGGCATGCGCCAGCGCTGCCTCATCGCCATGGCCTTGGCCGGCGAGCCGCGGCTGCTCTTCGCCGACGAGCCGACGACAGCTCTCGACGTGACGACGGAAGCGCAGGTATTGGCGCTGATTCAGGAGCTGCAGAAGCAGCTGGACATGGCCGTCGTCCTTATTTCCCACAACCTCGGCGTCATCGCCCAGATGTGCCGGCGCGTATACGTCATGTACGCCGGCTGTGTCGTAGAAGAAGGGGCTGTAGAAGATATTTTTTATCGGCCTGCCCATCCGTATACGCAGGGGCTGCTGGCGTCGCTGCCGGACCCGTCGCGGCCGGATAAGGAGCTGACGGGCATCGACGGACAGGCTCCCGATTTGTTCCATATGCCGGCAGGCTGCCGCTTTTATCGCCGCTGTCCGCAGGCCATGCGCATCTGTACGCATAGCCTGCCGCCGCCGTACGAGCTGGGCGGCGGCCATCGCGCGGCATGCTGGCTTCTGTGCCCGGAAAGGAGGAAGGCCTGTGAATCTGATTGA
- a CDS encoding peptide ABC transporter substrate-binding protein: MKRILAAIGLGLLLVACWGCGAAPRPDTVSYVLEAEPSRLDPAMTTALPESNVELQIFEGLTRLDDHDVPQPALAASWQISPDGKVYTFYLRDGICWSDGTPITAQDIEYSWKRVLNPDVASENAYMLFCIDKAEAYFNRQARADEVGVTALDDKTLQVRLTNPTAYFLNLTAFHCYYPVPKHVVEARPDTWAADAETMVCSGPYKITAWNHSSQIDMVKNDAYWDAGAVVLDRLEFPISDSQATRLTLVESGQANMTVEPPPSEQERLEALGLYKIAPYLGSYYYVFNVQKPPFDDVNVRRAFAAAVRREELVRYVVRAQKEAAYAWVPPGIVDEKTGRDFREEGGDLAVEDEAAARAYLKAAGYDEDHPLPEVTILFNTNEMHKAIAEAMQSMWKDALGADVFLANQESKVFLATRSQGDYQIARASWIADYVDPMTFLDVFADRDNDARYHNVIYNNLVQAAKETNDPALRRQYMHEAEQILFDDCVIIPIYYTTQPYVVQPYVKGYHWSPLGVVDFKRAYLEDQKG; encoded by the coding sequence ATGAAACGGATATTGGCGGCTATCGGCCTGGGGCTGCTGTTGGTGGCCTGCTGGGGCTGCGGGGCTGCGCCCCGTCCCGATACGGTAAGCTATGTGCTGGAAGCCGAGCCGTCGCGCCTGGACCCGGCGATGACGACGGCCCTGCCGGAAAGCAACGTGGAGCTGCAGATTTTCGAGGGGCTGACCCGCTTAGATGACCATGACGTGCCGCAGCCGGCCCTGGCCGCTTCGTGGCAGATTTCGCCGGACGGCAAGGTATATACGTTTTATCTGCGCGACGGCATCTGCTGGAGCGACGGCACGCCGATTACGGCCCAGGATATTGAATACTCGTGGAAGCGGGTGCTGAATCCGGACGTCGCTTCGGAAAACGCCTACATGCTGTTCTGCATTGATAAGGCCGAAGCGTATTTTAACCGGCAGGCCCGAGCTGACGAAGTGGGCGTCACTGCCTTGGATGATAAGACCCTGCAGGTGCGGCTGACGAACCCGACGGCCTACTTTCTCAATTTGACGGCCTTCCACTGCTATTACCCCGTGCCGAAGCACGTCGTCGAAGCCCGGCCTGATACGTGGGCGGCTGACGCAGAGACGATGGTGTGCAGCGGGCCTTATAAGATTACGGCTTGGAATCATTCCAGCCAAATTGATATGGTGAAAAACGACGCCTATTGGGATGCCGGCGCCGTCGTTTTGGACCGTCTTGAATTTCCCATCAGCGACTCTCAGGCGACGCGCCTCACGCTGGTAGAAAGCGGACAGGCCAATATGACCGTCGAGCCGCCGCCGTCGGAACAGGAACGATTAGAGGCGCTGGGGCTGTATAAGATTGCGCCGTACCTTGGCTCGTATTACTATGTATTCAACGTGCAGAAGCCGCCCTTTGACGACGTGAACGTCCGCCGGGCCTTTGCGGCGGCCGTGCGGCGGGAAGAGCTGGTGCGCTATGTCGTGCGGGCTCAGAAGGAAGCGGCCTACGCCTGGGTGCCGCCGGGAATTGTCGATGAAAAGACGGGCCGCGATTTTCGTGAAGAAGGCGGCGATTTAGCTGTCGAAGACGAGGCGGCTGCCCGAGCATATCTGAAAGCTGCCGGATATGACGAAGACCATCCGCTGCCGGAGGTGACGATTTTATTCAATACGAATGAAATGCACAAGGCCATCGCAGAAGCGATGCAGTCCATGTGGAAGGACGCGCTGGGAGCCGATGTCTTTTTGGCGAATCAGGAATCAAAGGTGTTCCTGGCGACGCGCAGCCAAGGCGATTACCAAATTGCCCGGGCGTCGTGGATTGCCGACTACGTCGACCCGATGACGTTTTTAGACGTGTTTGCAGATAGGGATAACGACGCCCGCTATCATAATGTTATATATAATAATCTGGTACAGGCGGCTAAGGAGACCAACGACCCGGCGCTGCGCCGGCAGTATATGCACGAAGCCGAACAAATTTTGTTCGACGACTGCGTCATCATCCCGATTTACTATACGACGCAGCCCTACGTCGTGCAGCCCTATGTCAAGGGCTATCATTGGTCGCCCTTGGGCGTCGTCGATTTTAAACGGGCCTACTTAGAAGATCAGAAAGGATGA
- a CDS encoding ABC transporter ATP-binding protein: MNLIEAVHITKQFVAGRDWLGRPNKVVTAVRDVSLAIRPGETVGLVGESGCGKSTFARTVLGLYEKTGGQVLYKGRDTAEADAAKAYRRCVQMIFQDPYSSLDPRMTVGDIISEPLRNYGLCPTASERRKTVEALLEMVDLRAEAAQRYPHEFSGGQRQRVGIARALALKPECVFCDEPISALDVSVQVQIVNMLKRLQQELGLAYLFISHDLAMVHHVSRRIGVMYLGRLVELGPGGDVFHRPLHPYTKLLISAVPRPDPGYKRRVVVEGEIPGPFDVPSGCVFHPRCPYASDRCRREEPLWRKVRPERYVACHAVAEEGL; the protein is encoded by the coding sequence GTGAATCTGATTGAGGCTGTTCATATTACGAAGCAATTCGTCGCAGGCCGGGACTGGCTGGGACGGCCGAATAAGGTAGTGACGGCTGTGCGCGACGTATCGCTGGCTATACGGCCGGGCGAGACCGTCGGCTTAGTCGGCGAATCGGGCTGCGGCAAATCGACCTTTGCCCGCACCGTACTGGGACTGTATGAAAAGACGGGCGGACAGGTATTATATAAGGGACGGGATACGGCAGAGGCCGATGCGGCCAAAGCGTACCGGCGCTGCGTCCAGATGATTTTTCAGGACCCCTATTCGTCCTTGGACCCCCGTATGACCGTCGGCGATATTATCAGTGAACCCCTGCGGAACTACGGCCTTTGCCCTACGGCGTCGGAACGGCGGAAGACCGTAGAGGCTCTCTTGGAGATGGTCGACTTGCGGGCCGAAGCGGCCCAGCGCTATCCCCATGAATTCAGCGGCGGCCAGCGGCAGCGCGTCGGCATCGCCCGCGCCCTGGCCTTGAAGCCGGAATGCGTGTTCTGCGATGAGCCCATTTCGGCCCTCGACGTATCCGTGCAGGTGCAGATCGTCAATATGCTGAAGCGGCTGCAGCAGGAGCTGGGATTGGCGTATTTGTTTATTTCCCATGATTTGGCTATGGTGCATCATGTCAGCCGCCGTATCGGCGTCATGTATTTGGGACGCCTCGTCGAGCTGGGACCGGGCGGCGACGTGTTTCACCGGCCCCTTCATCCTTATACGAAGCTGCTGATTTCCGCCGTGCCGCGTCCCGACCCGGGATACAAGCGGCGCGTCGTCGTCGAAGGGGAAATTCCCGGGCCCTTCGACGTGCCGTCAGGCTGCGTATTTCATCCGCGCTGTCCCTATGCGTCGGACCGGTGCCGCCGGGAAGAGCCCCTGTGGCGAAAGGTGCGGCCGGAGCGGTACGTCGCCTGCCACGCCGTGGCAGAGGAGGGCCTATGA